GCCGTAACGCACCGTCGCCCGGCCACGGTTATAGTTGCAGCATCTATGCCGCGTGCCCCTGCAACACTGCTGGAGTCGGCAATCGCAAACTGCCGGCCGCAGCCGGCCATCCCTGCTGTGCTGGTCCTGTTGTTCACGCTCATGTTCGCAGGCGCGTCGGGTGGAGCGCCGAGCGGCGCCGACAGCGCGACCGCAGGCACATGGATTGTGACCGCCGGTGTCGTTGTTTCCTGCGGGCTGGCGGTCGCGGCGGGTTTCTGCTCGTACTTTCCGCCACTGGCCTGGATCGCCGTGGCTTTCCTCAGCCGCGGCCTCCTCTTCGCCGTGCCCGGAAGGCCTGTGGTCACGGTGGCGCTCGCAGCCGGTACAGCGGCCGCGGCGGCGATGTTGTTGGTGCAGTTCTGGCGGGTCAGAACCGGGAAATTCGTACCGACCGTCAGCGATTCGGTGGAGACCGAATAGTTGGCCTGGCTCGAGGTGACCGCCTTTGCCGTGGCAGGCATGCGCGCGCGCCGGCGTACCCGCAGCGGTAATCAGGATGGTGCGGGAAACCCCCGTCGACGTCCCGATCTGAGCCTGGCCGTGCCGCCCGGCGAAGGTGTCCGCAGGTCCGATGCCGCGATCGTGGCTGATTGACTCCATCCCGCAATGCCGGGTATCACGGGGGCGTGGGCAGCCGGCAGCGATCCCGAGGGCCCACGATTCGCGACCAGCCAACCGAGACCTGAAGGCGGACGTAAGACATGCGATTCCATTTGAGGACCAGCAGCCTGTTGTCCCTCGGCGCCGTGTTGCTTGCGTGTCTTGGCGCGACGGGACCGGCGCAAGCGGCTGCGCCAGTGGTGCAGACCAACCGCGGCGCGCTACAGGGCGCCACACAGGATGGCATCAACGTATTCCGCGGGATTCCCTATGCCGCTGTAAAAACGCAGAAGTGGATGTCCCGCCGCAACACTGGGCGTCCCTGAGTTTGCTCAGTTGTGATGTCCCCGCTATCGCGATGGGCAGCAAGAAGGCGAGCGGTGCGCTCCTCAGGGTCTGTGAAGGGCGCACACTAGGGGTCCCGCCGCAACGCCTCCGGACCGAGTGGTCCCGTCTGAAGCCTACGAGGCGGCGACTGAAATCCTGCGGACCGCCGCCAAGCCATTCGCGCTGGCGCATGTGTTGGCTCTCTCTCCTCCATTACACCGTGTGGCCGTAAAGGCGTAGGCGTCGGACCGGTGTGGCCGGGCGGTCGGGTGTTGTGGTAGTTGGACTGCGTGAACTCCCAAGCCGACAACTTTGACGACGACCAGGAAGCGACCGCCGAGGGCATTGCCGACATTGAGGCAGGCCGGACTATCAGCCACGAGGCTGTGAAAGCCTGGCTATTGTCGTGGGGAACGCCGAACGAACTGCCGCCCCCCAAGGTTGGCGATTAGCTGACGGCAACATCGGAAGGCATGTCGCTGAGCTACCCTTTTGGCGGCCCCCAAGCACCTCATGCGACCCCTTTTGGCGTAGGCCGATGCGAGCGTCTCCTTGGAGGCATCGCATGCAGCAAGGCACATTATTCACCCGGCGGACGGTCGAGCGACATTTTCGCAAACATCAAGCTCGCTGCCCGCCGGAATACCGCGAGATCCTCATCGAACGGATTCTGGCCAAACGGTGGACAGAAGCCTCGCTAGGCAAGGTCGTCGGCATTGTGGCCTCAACCTTCGCCCGCCACCAACTTACCGACTACGATCGACTTTTGGCGATCTCCGGTATGGCTCGCGCCGAGGCGCGGTTAATTGTCAGCCGCGAAGTAAGCGACATTCTAGAAAGCTGGCGCAGCACCGCGCTCCCCTAGCCAAATCGGTGGAGCGAGCCGCGCGCACGCTTATCCGGGCGTTCAATCTACTGGCTCGCCACGGAGGGGGCGGCTTGATTGGGCAGGATCCCCTTCACGCATTGGCGGGTGAAACTATGATGCTGCGACCAGCGCCGTCATGGGGAGCGGCGGGGCGGGACAGGTTCGTCGTCATGGGCCGGCTCGATACCGACAGCGGCTCTGTCTACTGCTTCGAAATCTCTCGCCGGCGAAAGACCGAGAGCATCAGTCT
This genomic interval from Gammaproteobacteria bacterium contains the following:
- a CDS encoding CopG family transcriptional regulator — encoded protein: MDCVNSQADNFDDDQEATAEGIADIEAGRTISHEAVKAWLLSWGTPNELPPPKVGD
- a CDS encoding DUF2293 domain-containing protein gives rise to the protein MQQGTLFTRRTVERHFRKHQARCPPEYREILIERILAKRWTEASLGKVVGIVASTFARHQLTDYDRLLAISGMARAEARLIVSREVSDILESWRSTALP